From the Desulfovibrio sp. TomC genome, one window contains:
- a CDS encoding S24 family peptidase, with the protein MKPDTFEDAYARIQTATRARTQTEIATILGIKQSSISDAKKKNTIPDGWLVTLYRTFALEPDWILYGQMPPSRREGATLPSGVRESAGGYASPPSRVTVYTMACTDPEHGNWTREAQETIPLLESLNRPNLVVVKMDNCSMEPVIRRSAYVGLDCDDIRLRSGEIYALDVPGEGLVIKRVIRDLEKQRLAMLAENPAHQSLYLPLDNPGVATVGKAVWVIQEL; encoded by the coding sequence GTGAAGCCAGATACCTTCGAAGACGCATACGCCCGAATTCAGACAGCCACTCGAGCCAGGACCCAGACTGAAATCGCCACCATTCTTGGCATCAAGCAATCCAGCATCTCCGACGCCAAAAAGAAGAATACCATCCCCGACGGCTGGTTAGTCACCCTGTACCGCACCTTTGCCTTGGAGCCGGACTGGATTCTCTACGGCCAGATGCCCCCTTCCCGTCGCGAAGGAGCCACCCTGCCTTCTGGAGTTCGCGAAAGCGCCGGCGGCTACGCCTCCCCTCCGAGCCGGGTCACGGTCTATACCATGGCCTGCACTGACCCGGAACACGGCAACTGGACACGCGAAGCGCAGGAAACCATTCCCCTGCTCGAATCGCTCAACCGGCCCAACCTGGTCGTCGTCAAGATGGACAACTGCAGCATGGAGCCCGTCATCCGTCGCAGTGCGTATGTTGGCCTGGACTGCGATGACATCCGCCTTCGAAGCGGCGAAATATATGCCCTGGATGTTCCCGGCGAAGGCCTGGTCATCAAGCGCGTCATCCGGGATCTTGAAAAACAGCGTCTGGCCATGCTGGCCGAAAATCCCGCTCACCAGAGCCTGTATCTGCCGCTGGACAACCCCGGTGTTGCCACTGTCGGCAAGGCCGTCTGGGTTATCCAGGAATTGTAA
- the hypF gene encoding carbamoyltransferase HypF → MPNVIRRRHVVAGQVQGVGFRPFVYRLARELGLSGWVQNTPEGVVIEVEGPAGAVTAFGQRLPVEIPPLARLLSHTMTETAACQDDGFHILASAPGAGHEVLISPDTATCPDCLADMAAPAGRRFRYPFTNCTNCGPRYTITRRVPYDRATTSMACFPLCPACAAEYGDPADRRFHAQPNACVACGPALWLVDRHGAVLAREDAAIPALAGALAQGKIAAVKGLGGFHLVCSAADRAAVAELRRRKHRPTKALAVMVADLATAARLGRVKSTARELLTGTVRPICLLPAHPDNGLAPEIAPDVGEIGVMLPYTPLHHILLADYAAALGPDSLPALVMTSGNLGGDPICLGNREALSRLAGLADLWLLHTRDILVRTDDSVVRPLEAAEAQSVGAPAMFLRRARGYVPSPVALARSGPPVVGLGPMLKATVCLTKGDQAFVSQHIGDLENLKTMEFYQETLEHLLDVLGVAPECCVADLHPDYPSTQFALEQDRWPVVRLQHHVAHIHAVLAEHRMREPVLGLALDGTGLGDDGTLWGGECLLVDPTRLTHQRLAHFAPMALPGGDAAVREPWRIAQACLFALGQDMQTGAHWPWLAGYGGASRLVGQMLRQGLNCPTTTSCGRLFDAVAAVIGLCPAIDYEGQAAIRLECIQDMAETRPYACPIDLTVDPARLDTLALFAQVAEDAERGVAVGRIARRFHLGLISGLAALARAMAKATGVYTVAVSGGVLQNRTVAVSLPAALRENGLFPLSHLRMPSNDGCISLGQAAYGSMKVR, encoded by the coding sequence ATGCCAAATGTCATACGACGGCGTCATGTGGTGGCCGGTCAGGTCCAGGGGGTGGGCTTTCGCCCCTTTGTCTATCGTCTTGCCCGGGAACTCGGCCTGTCCGGCTGGGTGCAGAACACGCCTGAGGGCGTGGTCATTGAGGTCGAGGGGCCGGCCGGGGCGGTAACGGCCTTCGGTCAGCGCCTGCCGGTTGAAATACCCCCGCTGGCCAGACTCCTGTCCCATACGATGACCGAGACGGCGGCCTGCCAGGACGACGGCTTTCACATCCTGGCCAGCGCCCCGGGCGCCGGCCACGAGGTGCTGATCAGCCCGGACACGGCCACCTGCCCGGACTGTCTGGCCGATATGGCCGCTCCGGCCGGCCGCCGCTTCCGCTATCCCTTCACCAACTGCACCAACTGCGGCCCGCGTTATACCATCACCCGCCGCGTCCCCTACGACCGGGCGACCACGTCCATGGCCTGTTTTCCCCTATGTCCGGCCTGCGCCGCCGAGTACGGCGACCCGGCCGATCGGCGCTTCCATGCCCAACCCAATGCCTGTGTGGCTTGCGGACCGGCTTTGTGGCTGGTCGACCGGCATGGCGCGGTCCTGGCCCGGGAGGACGCGGCCATACCGGCCCTGGCCGGGGCCTTGGCCCAGGGGAAGATCGCCGCAGTCAAGGGCCTGGGCGGCTTTCATCTGGTCTGTAGCGCCGCCGACAGGGCCGCTGTGGCCGAACTGCGCCGCCGCAAGCACCGTCCGACCAAGGCCCTGGCCGTCATGGTGGCAGACCTGGCCACGGCCGCGCGTCTTGGGCGGGTAAAGAGCACGGCCAGGGAGTTGCTCACCGGGACGGTGCGGCCCATCTGCCTGCTGCCGGCCCATCCGGACAATGGCCTGGCTCCGGAGATTGCCCCGGATGTCGGGGAAATCGGCGTCATGCTGCCCTATACGCCATTGCACCATATCCTCCTGGCCGATTATGCCGCCGCCCTTGGCCCGGACAGCCTGCCGGCTCTGGTCATGACCTCGGGCAATCTCGGCGGCGATCCCATTTGCCTCGGCAACCGCGAAGCGCTGTCCCGGCTGGCTGGTCTGGCCGACCTCTGGCTGCTTCATACCCGGGATATTCTGGTGCGCACCGATGACTCGGTGGTGCGGCCTTTGGAGGCGGCCGAGGCGCAAAGCGTCGGCGCTCCGGCCATGTTCCTGCGCCGGGCGCGGGGGTATGTCCCCTCCCCGGTGGCCCTTGCCCGATCCGGCCCGCCGGTGGTGGGCCTGGGGCCGATGCTCAAGGCCACTGTGTGCCTGACCAAGGGGGATCAGGCCTTTGTCAGCCAGCATATCGGCGATCTGGAAAACCTTAAAACCATGGAATTTTATCAGGAAACGCTGGAGCATCTGCTCGACGTGCTCGGTGTTGCGCCTGAGTGTTGCGTGGCCGATCTCCATCCGGATTATCCGAGCACCCAATTCGCTCTGGAACAGGACCGCTGGCCGGTCGTGCGCCTGCAGCACCATGTGGCCCACATTCACGCCGTCCTGGCCGAGCACCGGATGCGTGAACCGGTCCTTGGCTTGGCTTTGGACGGCACCGGTCTTGGCGACGACGGAACGCTGTGGGGCGGCGAGTGCCTGCTGGTCGATCCGACCCGGCTCACCCACCAGCGTCTGGCTCATTTTGCGCCCATGGCCCTGCCCGGCGGCGATGCAGCCGTGCGCGAACCCTGGCGCATCGCCCAGGCTTGTCTCTTCGCCCTGGGCCAGGATATGCAGACCGGGGCGCACTGGCCATGGCTTGCAGGGTACGGCGGGGCCTCACGGCTGGTCGGGCAGATGCTGCGCCAGGGGCTGAACTGTCCGACGACCACCAGCTGCGGCCGGCTGTTTGATGCCGTGGCCGCCGTCATCGGCCTGTGTCCGGCTATCGACTATGAGGGACAAGCGGCTATCCGGCTCGAATGTATCCAGGATATGGCGGAGACCCGCCCCTATGCCTGCCCGATTGACTTGACGGTCGATCCGGCCAGGCTGGACACCCTGGCCCTGTTTGCCCAGGTGGCCGAAGATGCCGAACGCGGCGTTGCCGTCGGACGCATAGCCCGTCGCTTCCATCTGGGACTCATTTCCGGCCTTGCAGCCCTGGCCCGGGCCATGGCCAAGGCCACCGGCGTATACACGGTGGCGGTAAGCGGCGGGGTGCTGCAAAATCGAACCGTGGCCGTTTCGTTGCCTGCAGCCCTTCGGGAAAACGGACTTTTTCCGCTCTCCCACCTGCGAATGCCGTCCAACGACGGCTGCATCAGCCTTGGACAGGCGGCCTACGGTTCCATGAAAGTTCGATAG
- a CDS encoding LexA family transcriptional regulator, which produces MKNEETTQEMINRFEEAFDRIKKSTGMRTQVEIAKLLDIRQSSISDAKRRQSIPDSWLIKLYQIYNLNPNWVLDGEAPQFLGEQRSGAFLVKEPGEAYGRKPRHYQMPVCSMARSEGTDGPWQEQAVDSLSVPEQFHRPSLVVVRMEESDMEPVIQRGAYVGIDKDRKTIRSGALYALDMPMEGLVIKKILHDAENARLILRSENPNFTDQILPAEGSAERIVGRIVWVIQAI; this is translated from the coding sequence ATGAAAAACGAAGAAACGACTCAGGAGATGATCAATCGCTTTGAAGAAGCGTTTGATCGCATCAAGAAATCGACCGGAATGCGGACCCAGGTTGAGATCGCAAAATTGCTCGATATCCGCCAATCTAGTATTTCCGATGCCAAGCGTCGCCAGTCCATTCCCGATAGCTGGCTCATCAAACTGTATCAGATCTACAACCTCAATCCCAACTGGGTCCTCGACGGCGAAGCTCCCCAGTTCCTCGGTGAACAGCGCAGCGGCGCCTTTCTGGTCAAGGAACCAGGCGAGGCCTATGGCCGCAAGCCCCGACATTACCAGATGCCGGTGTGCTCCATGGCCCGGTCCGAAGGGACTGACGGTCCCTGGCAGGAGCAGGCAGTCGACTCCCTGAGCGTCCCGGAGCAGTTCCATCGCCCTTCTCTTGTCGTTGTTCGCATGGAGGAAAGCGATATGGAGCCTGTTATCCAACGAGGCGCCTATGTCGGCATCGACAAAGACCGCAAGACCATCCGATCCGGTGCGCTGTACGCCCTGGACATGCCCATGGAAGGCCTTGTCATCAAGAAGATCCTGCACGATGCCGAAAATGCCCGCCTTATTTTGCGTTCAGAAAATCCGAACTTCACCGACCAGATTCTACCGGCCGAAGGTTCTGCCGAACGCATTGTCGGTCGGATCGTTTGGGTCATACAGGCCATTTAA
- the coaE gene encoding dephospho-CoA kinase (Dephospho-CoA kinase (CoaE) performs the final step in coenzyme A biosynthesis.) translates to MNDTEATTPFEAVYDAAADGPGARLDVFWSARLAAEDISRGKIRTAIEAGLAAIDGTVCRKPGQKLRGGETLTLTLSPTPSEAVAEDGALGVLYHDEHLLILDKPPGLTIHPAPGLPDGTLVNRLLHHFPDMRRMAGHRPGIVHRLDKDTSGLLLVALTESARLALAADFAARRVSKTYLALVHGRPARPEGTIELPIGRDPKHPTRMAVVEKGGRPASSSWKLVWSAPDASASLLEVAIATGRTHQIRVHMASMGHPIVGDVVYGARQQAEWTRRGGAVARLATRQMLHAWKLSFTHPATGEAMAFRLPPPRDFWRLPLILGRRCQRVGLVGMPGCGKSTLLDHFAAAGFPIFSADAAVAQLYAPGGDGAHMLSRRYGEQALAADGSVDKIWLGRNMAESDRFRREVCELIHPLVKGELTGFTSAQAGKRAIFAEVPLLFEAGWLPGEMVDMVVGVRCDDAVRAARLAAGRGWSAELTSRMDGWQWPQDKKLAKCRFVVDNAGTAGDLASAGDRVLATLADLRRQDMRRRLAALAAAGYAPEGGEGIPRP, encoded by the coding sequence ATGAACGATACGGAAGCCACGACGCCCTTTGAGGCTGTATATGATGCCGCTGCCGATGGCCCTGGAGCCCGCCTGGACGTGTTCTGGAGCGCCCGGCTGGCGGCTGAAGACATTTCCCGGGGCAAGATTCGCACGGCCATCGAGGCCGGGCTGGCCGCCATTGACGGCACGGTCTGCCGCAAGCCGGGCCAGAAGCTGCGCGGCGGCGAAACCCTGACTCTGACCTTGTCGCCAACCCCAAGCGAAGCGGTGGCCGAGGACGGAGCCCTTGGCGTACTCTACCACGACGAACACCTGCTCATTTTGGACAAACCGCCCGGCCTGACCATCCACCCGGCCCCGGGACTGCCCGACGGCACCCTGGTCAACCGGCTGCTGCACCATTTTCCGGACATGCGCCGCATGGCCGGACACCGTCCCGGCATTGTCCACCGCCTGGACAAGGATACCAGCGGCCTGCTGCTGGTGGCTCTCACCGAATCCGCCCGGTTGGCCCTGGCCGCCGACTTTGCCGCCAGGCGCGTGTCCAAGACCTATCTGGCTCTGGTCCACGGCCGCCCGGCCCGGCCCGAAGGGACCATCGAGCTGCCCATCGGCCGTGATCCCAAGCATCCGACCCGCATGGCCGTGGTGGAAAAGGGCGGACGTCCGGCCAGCAGTTCCTGGAAACTGGTCTGGAGCGCGCCGGACGCCTCGGCCAGCCTGCTGGAAGTGGCCATCGCCACCGGCCGCACCCACCAGATCCGCGTCCATATGGCCTCCATGGGCCACCCCATTGTTGGCGACGTGGTCTACGGCGCGCGCCAGCAGGCCGAATGGACCCGACGCGGCGGGGCCGTGGCCAGACTGGCCACCCGGCAGATGCTCCATGCCTGGAAGTTGTCCTTTACCCATCCGGCCACCGGCGAGGCTATGGCTTTTCGCCTGCCGCCGCCCCGGGATTTCTGGCGGCTGCCGCTCATCCTTGGCCGACGCTGCCAACGCGTGGGCCTGGTGGGCATGCCGGGCTGCGGCAAATCCACCTTGCTTGATCATTTCGCTGCGGCCGGCTTCCCGATTTTTTCAGCCGATGCGGCCGTGGCGCAGCTCTATGCCCCGGGGGGCGACGGCGCGCATATGCTGTCGCGGCGCTATGGCGAACAGGCCCTTGCGGCTGATGGGTCGGTGGACAAAATCTGGCTCGGCCGCAACATGGCCGAAAGCGACCGGTTTCGCCGCGAGGTGTGCGAACTGATCCATCCGCTGGTCAAGGGCGAGCTGACTGGTTTTACCTCTGCCCAGGCCGGAAAGCGGGCAATTTTTGCCGAAGTGCCGCTGCTTTTTGAAGCTGGCTGGCTGCCGGGCGAGATGGTGGACATGGTTGTCGGCGTTCGTTGCGACGATGCGGTCCGGGCCGCGCGGCTGGCAGCCGGACGCGGCTGGTCTGCGGAACTGACCAGCCGTATGGACGGCTGGCAATGGCCGCAAGACAAGAAACTGGCCAAGTGCCGGTTCGTGGTGGACAACGCCGGCACCGCCGGGGACTTAGCTTCGGCCGGAGACCGGGTGCTCGCCACCCTGGCCGACCTGCGACGCCAGGACATGCGGCGGCGACTGGCTGCGCTGGCTGCCGCCGGCTATGCTCCGGAGGGGGGGGAGGGGATACCGAGGCCATGA
- a CDS encoding rhomboid family intramembrane serine protease yields the protein MIPLRDNVPSTRPPLVTWTLIGLCTVTFLYQQLLPDRVLFEFMHLYGVVPVRFTNPVLAAHIGYPKGGWTAFLTYMFLHGGWLHYLLNMWVLWIFADNVEEALGALRFVAFYLLCGLGAALAHVLFNPDALMPVIGASGAIAGVMGGYFRLFPKARVVTLIPIIIIPWIVELPAVVFLGVWFLMQLLSGLAGTVSEGQAASVAFWAHVGGFATGLALVRVFLPPGCKFCFDPSVRRYDRE from the coding sequence ATGATTCCGCTTCGAGACAATGTGCCAAGCACCCGGCCGCCGCTGGTGACCTGGACCCTGATCGGGCTGTGCACGGTAACCTTTCTTTACCAGCAACTGCTGCCGGACCGCGTGCTCTTTGAGTTCATGCACCTCTACGGCGTGGTGCCGGTCCGGTTCACCAATCCGGTCTTGGCCGCCCATATCGGTTACCCGAAAGGCGGCTGGACAGCGTTTCTGACGTACATGTTTCTGCACGGCGGCTGGCTGCACTATCTGCTCAACATGTGGGTGCTGTGGATATTTGCCGACAATGTGGAGGAAGCCCTGGGGGCCTTGCGGTTCGTGGCTTTCTATCTGCTGTGCGGGCTTGGCGCAGCCCTGGCCCATGTGCTGTTCAACCCGGATGCCCTGATGCCGGTCATTGGGGCGTCCGGGGCCATCGCCGGGGTCATGGGCGGCTATTTCCGACTGTTTCCCAAAGCCCGGGTGGTGACGCTTATTCCCATCATCATCATTCCCTGGATCGTGGAACTGCCGGCCGTGGTTTTTCTGGGCGTGTGGTTTTTGATGCAGCTTCTTTCCGGATTGGCCGGAACAGTCTCCGAGGGGCAGGCGGCCAGTGTGGCCTTTTGGGCCCATGTGGGCGGCTTTGCCACCGGGCTGGCCCTTGTCCGGGTGTTTTTGCCCCCGGGATGCAAGTTTTGTTTCGACCCGTCGGTTCGGCGTTACGACCGGGAATAG
- a CDS encoding DUF362 domain-containing protein produces MSHSVFLSRLDRYDDPGLSAAVAALLDRAGCPAGPGSRVLVKPNLVAPRNTALSCTSPAVVRAICLFLLDRGAQVTVADSPAFGTGRIVARLAGLTEALADLPVAVASLDTPRAVSLSGGGSIGVSRLALEADHIINAPRLKCHDQMGLTLAVKNFFGCVCGFRKSLAHQTLGKDYSHFAGMILDVLAALPPSTSLLDGVVAMHKAGPVGGEPFALGLLGAAANPVALDTALYTRLGLAPDRIPLWREARKRGLPGSDAGTIDYPLHTPDDFAMEGFVVNPALAPLAFETGRFLRGRWRSLLVTLGRGR; encoded by the coding sequence ATGTCCCACAGTGTTTTCCTATCCCGCCTTGACCGCTATGATGATCCCGGCCTTTCTGCCGCCGTGGCCGCCCTGCTCGACCGGGCCGGCTGCCCGGCTGGCCCGGGCAGCCGGGTGCTGGTCAAACCCAATCTGGTCGCCCCGCGCAATACCGCCCTGTCGTGCACCAGCCCGGCCGTGGTGCGGGCCATTTGCCTGTTCCTGCTTGACCGGGGCGCGCAGGTGACCGTGGCCGACTCGCCGGCCTTTGGCACCGGGCGCATCGTTGCCCGGCTGGCCGGCCTCACCGAGGCCCTGGCCGACCTGCCCGTGGCCGTGGCCAGCCTGGACACCCCCCGCGCCGTCTCCTTGTCCGGCGGCGGCAGCATCGGCGTGTCCCGACTGGCCCTTGAGGCCGACCACATCATCAACGCCCCCCGGCTCAAATGCCATGACCAGATGGGCCTGACCTTGGCGGTCAAAAACTTCTTCGGTTGCGTCTGCGGCTTTCGCAAATCCCTGGCCCACCAGACGCTTGGCAAGGATTACAGCCACTTTGCCGGCATGATCCTGGACGTGCTGGCCGCCCTGCCGCCGTCCACCTCGCTGTTGGACGGGGTGGTGGCCATGCACAAGGCCGGCCCGGTCGGCGGCGAACCCTTTGCCCTGGGGCTTCTCGGCGCAGCGGCCAATCCCGTGGCCCTGGACACGGCCCTCTACACCCGCCTGGGCCTTGCCCCGGACCGGATACCCCTGTGGCGGGAGGCCAGGAAACGCGGCTTGCCCGGGAGCGATGCCGGTACAATCGACTACCCGCTGCACACGCCCGACGATTTTGCCATGGAAGGCTTTGTGGTCAATCCGGCCCTTGCCCCTCTGGCCTTTGAAACCGGCCGGTTTCTCCGGGGCCGGTGGCGAAGCCTGCTGGTCACCCTGGGCCGGGGGCGTTGA
- a CDS encoding S24 family peptidase, giving the protein MSTSLSPNPCPDSTTDGHRVLVHATNRTDPVSGAWLPSPLEVVTIPDRLFFPGLLVVRMEDASMEPVIRRHALVGIDRARATLDGGQLYALDIVPEGLVLIRVMVDTGAQRYVLQPENGQPPRHYPFASSGLTSLGRVVWVIQEL; this is encoded by the coding sequence ATGTCTACATCGCTTTCGCCCAACCCTTGCCCAGATTCCACTACCGACGGACACCGCGTCCTCGTCCATGCCACCAACCGGACTGACCCGGTCTCCGGAGCTTGGTTGCCAAGCCCCTTGGAAGTCGTCACAATCCCTGATCGACTGTTTTTTCCCGGACTCTTGGTGGTCAGGATGGAAGACGCCAGCATGGAACCCGTCATCCGTCGCCACGCCTTGGTCGGCATCGACCGGGCGCGTGCCACGCTCGATGGCGGCCAACTCTATGCCCTGGATATTGTGCCGGAAGGACTTGTCCTTATCCGGGTCATGGTCGACACGGGAGCGCAACGCTATGTGTTGCAGCCTGAAAACGGCCAGCCGCCCCGGCACTATCCCTTTGCCTCGTCCGGTCTGACCAGCCTTGGTCGCGTCGTCTGGGTGATCCAGGAACTGTAA
- a CDS encoding thioredoxin domain-containing protein translates to MDRTPNRLIHEKSPYLQQHAYNPVDWHPWGEEAFALARSEDKPVFLSIGYSTCHWCHVMERESFEDEDIAALLRATVVAVKVDREERPDLDSLYMAFCQALTGRGGWPLSVFLTPDGQPFFAGTYFPKESGYGRTGMRELLQRVHMAWKTNRQAVIGNADQILEAVRDQMAAAGSAAAEPTESELESGKAQLTAIFDAENGGFGGAPKFPAPHNLLFLLREYRRTGAADCLSMVRASLDAMRRGGVYDQVGFGLHRYATDAHWFLPHFEKMLYDQALAAMAYTEAFLATGEPSYKQTALEIFEYVRRDLTSPDGLFWSAEDADSEGVEGKFYLWNAAELRALLGEDAAFFMAAYGASEDGNSHDEATGEQTGGNILFQPNPLGNVAATAGLGAEALERLERCRQVLLAAREKRVRPLCDDKVLTDVNGLMIAALAKAARAFDDEELAARARQAADGIVAKLGLPGGRLLHRLRDGEAAIAGMLDDYAFLAWGLTELYQTVFDTGYLRQAIVLSQTLLDHFADAGEGGFYLTPDDVEALLLRQKIFYDAAIPSGNSAAFFVLTTLFRLTGNTAFKESAAALARAMTPRLADHASGHAFFLCGLSQLLAKASEVTIAGDPDNPDTHALARAVFSRYLPEAAVVLRPDDVEPDIVGIAPFTRYQLPLDGRAAAHVCRGGSCQPPTSDAAKMLELLGA, encoded by the coding sequence ATGGACCGTACGCCAAACCGCCTTATACACGAGAAAAGCCCGTACCTGCAGCAGCATGCCTACAACCCGGTGGACTGGCATCCTTGGGGGGAAGAGGCCTTTGCCCTGGCTCGAAGCGAAGACAAGCCGGTCTTTCTCTCTATCGGCTATTCCACCTGCCACTGGTGCCATGTCATGGAGCGCGAGTCCTTTGAGGACGAGGACATCGCCGCCCTGCTGCGGGCCACGGTGGTGGCCGTCAAGGTGGACCGCGAGGAGCGCCCGGACCTCGATTCGCTCTACATGGCCTTTTGCCAGGCCCTGACCGGTCGGGGCGGCTGGCCGCTGTCCGTTTTTCTGACCCCGGACGGCCAGCCCTTTTTCGCCGGCACCTATTTCCCCAAGGAGTCGGGCTACGGCCGCACGGGCATGCGTGAACTGCTCCAGCGGGTACATATGGCCTGGAAGACCAACCGGCAGGCGGTCATTGGCAACGCCGACCAGATCCTTGAGGCCGTGCGCGACCAGATGGCGGCGGCCGGCAGTGCGGCAGCCGAACCAACTGAGAGCGAACTGGAGTCGGGCAAGGCCCAGTTGACGGCGATTTTCGATGCCGAAAACGGCGGCTTTGGCGGCGCGCCGAAATTTCCCGCTCCCCACAACTTGCTCTTTTTGCTGCGGGAATACCGGCGTACCGGCGCAGCCGATTGCCTGTCCATGGTCCGGGCCAGCCTTGACGCCATGCGCCGGGGCGGGGTCTACGACCAGGTGGGCTTTGGGCTGCACCGCTATGCCACCGACGCACACTGGTTTTTGCCGCATTTCGAAAAAATGCTCTACGATCAGGCCTTGGCCGCCATGGCCTATACCGAGGCGTTTCTGGCCACGGGCGAGCCGTCCTACAAACAGACCGCTCTGGAAATTTTCGAATATGTGCGCCGCGACCTGACCAGTCCGGACGGGCTCTTTTGGAGCGCCGAGGATGCCGACAGCGAGGGGGTCGAGGGGAAATTCTATCTTTGGAATGCGGCCGAACTGCGCGCCCTTCTGGGCGAGGATGCGGCCTTTTTTATGGCTGCGTACGGGGCCAGCGAAGACGGCAACAGCCACGACGAGGCCACGGGCGAACAAACCGGCGGCAATATTCTCTTTCAGCCCAATCCCCTCGGGAATGTGGCCGCCACGGCCGGTCTTGGGGCCGAGGCCTTGGAACGTCTGGAACGCTGCCGGCAGGTCTTACTGGCGGCCCGGGAAAAGCGCGTGCGGCCCCTTTGCGACGACAAAGTGCTCACAGACGTCAACGGCCTCATGATCGCCGCCCTGGCCAAGGCGGCCCGGGCTTTTGACGACGAGGAGCTGGCCGCCCGGGCCAGGCAGGCCGCCGACGGCATTGTGGCCAAGCTCGGGTTGCCGGGCGGCCGCTTGCTCCACCGCCTGCGCGACGGCGAGGCCGCCATTGCCGGGATGCTCGACGACTATGCCTTCCTGGCCTGGGGACTGACGGAACTCTATCAGACCGTGTTCGATACCGGTTACCTGCGTCAGGCAATCGTCTTGTCCCAGACCCTGCTTGATCATTTTGCCGACGCCGGGGAGGGAGGCTTTTACCTGACGCCAGACGACGTCGAGGCGTTGCTCCTTCGCCAAAAGATCTTTTACGACGCGGCCATTCCCTCGGGCAATAGTGCGGCCTTCTTTGTCCTGACCACGCTTTTCCGCCTGACCGGCAATACGGCCTTCAAGGAAAGCGCCGCCGCCCTGGCCCGGGCCATGACCCCGCGTCTGGCCGACCATGCCTCGGGCCACGCCTTCTTCTTGTGCGGCCTGTCCCAGCTGCTGGCCAAGGCCTCGGAAGTGACCATTGCCGGCGATCCGGACAACCCGGATACCCACGCCCTGGCCCGGGCCGTCTTCTCACGCTATCTGCCGGAAGCGGCAGTGGTGCTGCGCCCGGACGACGTCGAGCCGGACATCGTTGGCATTGCCCCGTTCACCCGCTACCAGCTGCCCCTGGACGGACGGGCCGCGGCCCATGTCTGTCGGGGCGGCTCCTGCCAGCCGCCGACGTCAGATGCGGCGAAGATGTTGGAACTGCTCGGCGCTTAA
- a CDS encoding type 1 glutamine amidotransferase domain-containing protein, with protein MQAKKALIISADAFEDSELLYPLYRLREAGFVVDVAAPAAGPITGKHGYVVTANLAVDAVESAGSCGYTLLVLPGGKAPATLRTLPKVIDIVTDFASSGIPTAAICHGPQILVTARLLRGKHATCYTTVADELKEAGALYEDAPVVVDGPLVTSRIPDDLPDFMREVMKMVG; from the coding sequence ATGCAAGCCAAAAAAGCCCTGATCATATCCGCCGACGCCTTTGAGGACAGCGAACTGCTCTACCCGCTCTACCGGCTGCGCGAAGCGGGATTTGTCGTGGACGTGGCCGCTCCGGCCGCCGGTCCCATCACCGGCAAGCACGGTTATGTTGTGACCGCCAACTTGGCCGTGGACGCCGTGGAATCGGCTGGTTCCTGCGGCTACACCCTGCTCGTCCTGCCCGGCGGCAAGGCCCCGGCCACCCTGCGCACCTTGCCCAAGGTCATCGACATCGTGACGGATTTTGCCTCATCCGGTATCCCCACCGCCGCCATCTGCCACGGTCCCCAGATCCTGGTCACGGCCCGGCTGCTCCGCGGCAAGCATGCCACCTGCTACACAACCGTGGCCGACGAACTCAAGGAAGCCGGGGCGCTCTATGAGGATGCCCCGGTGGTGGTGGACGGCCCGCTTGTCACCTCGCGCATCCCGGACGATCTGCCGGATTTTATGCGCGAAGTCATGAAAATGGTCGGTTAG